One Streptomyces sp. NBC_00554 DNA segment encodes these proteins:
- a CDS encoding 3-hydroxyacyl-CoA dehydrogenase family protein has translation MSAHFGRVLVIGGGAMGTGIAARLSAAGIETVVLVRRPEAAATTRDEISRRVEHLVEPGAASPGSVRAATVLVGEAPGPFALAVESIAEDLAAKRVALALAESLVPDDGIVATNTSSLRLADLADGLRRPELFAGWHWFNPAELVPLVEVTGGPRTAPGTLERLAALSRAVGKEPITLRRDHAGFVANRLQYALLREAYALVEEGVCAVADVDRAVVAGLGARWAAIGPFASMDAAGLDVHEAVAEQLFPQLSRSTEVPALLREARRSGATGMKGGRGLLGDYPPGAAREIAARRDTVLALLAEDRREAEL, from the coding sequence ATGAGCGCGCACTTCGGCCGGGTGCTGGTCATCGGTGGCGGCGCCATGGGCACCGGTATCGCCGCCCGCCTCTCCGCCGCGGGCATCGAGACGGTCGTCCTCGTCCGCCGCCCCGAGGCCGCCGCGACCACACGGGACGAGATCTCCCGGCGGGTCGAGCACCTCGTCGAACCCGGCGCGGCGTCGCCCGGATCCGTGCGGGCGGCGACGGTCCTGGTCGGCGAGGCACCCGGGCCGTTCGCGCTGGCCGTCGAATCGATCGCCGAGGACCTGGCGGCGAAGCGTGTCGCCCTGGCATTGGCCGAGTCGCTCGTCCCGGACGACGGAATCGTGGCCACCAACACCTCCTCGCTCCGGCTCGCGGATCTCGCAGACGGCCTGAGGCGTCCCGAACTCTTCGCCGGCTGGCACTGGTTCAACCCGGCCGAACTCGTCCCGCTCGTGGAGGTGACGGGCGGCCCCCGCACGGCGCCGGGGACCTTGGAGCGGCTCGCCGCGCTCTCGCGGGCCGTCGGCAAGGAGCCGATCACGCTGCGGCGCGACCATGCGGGTTTCGTGGCCAACCGGCTGCAGTACGCGTTGCTGCGGGAGGCCTACGCGCTGGTCGAGGAGGGCGTCTGTGCGGTGGCGGACGTGGACCGCGCCGTCGTCGCCGGCCTCGGTGCGCGCTGGGCGGCGATCGGCCCGTTCGCGTCGATGGACGCGGCGGGACTCGATGTCCACGAAGCGGTCGCCGAGCAACTGTTCCCGCAGCTCTCCCGCTCGACCGAGGTCCCGGCCCTGCTGCGCGAGGCGCGTCGAAGCGGCGCCACCGGCATGAAGGGCGGCCGGGGCCTGCTGGGCGACTACCCGCCCGGCGCCGCGCGCGAGATCGCCGCGCGACGCGACACAGTGCTCGCCCTGCTGGCCGAAGACCGGCGGGAGGCCGAGCTATGA
- a CDS encoding GntR family transcriptional regulator: protein MCPPPPSAQGETLAVASLADEIAYRLRADILDGRLPFGARLQHEELAARFGVSRTPIREALRQLQALNLVELAPNRGATVRTPSRAELVEVYELRAEMEGFACALACDRASTEDLDHLERTQERLTAAVTSAGRVDDAELDAAVTEANTAFHDLIHRAAANRRLTESIQSLQSVFPRDSVWRVIAHDETAMTTMNVTEHQAISAALRARTPEAARKVMRDHVRAAGEILLAHLDDQRFWG from the coding sequence ATGTGCCCGCCACCACCCTCCGCTCAAGGTGAGACGCTCGCCGTCGCGAGCCTCGCCGACGAGATCGCCTACCGGCTGCGCGCCGACATCCTCGACGGGCGGCTGCCGTTCGGCGCCCGGCTCCAACACGAGGAACTGGCAGCGCGTTTCGGCGTCAGCCGTACGCCGATCCGTGAGGCCCTGCGCCAGTTGCAGGCGCTCAATCTCGTGGAACTGGCGCCCAATCGTGGCGCGACGGTGCGCACGCCGTCCCGGGCGGAACTCGTCGAGGTCTACGAACTCCGTGCGGAGATGGAGGGTTTCGCGTGCGCGCTGGCCTGCGACCGCGCCTCCACCGAGGACTTGGACCATCTGGAGCGGACTCAGGAACGCCTCACCGCGGCCGTCACCTCGGCCGGGCGCGTCGACGACGCGGAACTCGACGCGGCCGTGACGGAGGCGAACACCGCCTTTCACGATCTGATCCACCGGGCCGCAGCCAACCGGCGTCTGACCGAGTCCATCCAGTCGCTGCAGAGCGTCTTTCCCCGCGACTCGGTATGGCGGGTCATCGCCCATGACGAGACAGCGATGACGACCATGAACGTGACCGAGCACCAGGCGATCTCCGCCGCGCTCCGCGCCCGGACACCGGAGGCCGCGCGCAAGGTGATGCGCGACCATGTGCGCGCCGCCGGTGAGATCCTGCTCGCTCACCTCGACGACCAGAGATTCTGGGGATGA
- the hutU gene encoding urocanate hydratase: protein MDPINAQLDGRLGVPAPTGAQLRCRGWEQEGVLRCFLNTLDPAVAEDSARLVVYGGRGRAARSWEAYDAIVAALERLGPDETLMVQSGKPVAVLPSHPDAPRVLISTAMVVPAWSGEAEFRRLEDAGLTMYGQMTAASWFYIGTQGVLGFTHETLSAIAHRHFGGTLAGRRVVTAGLGGMGGAQGLAIANLGGRGLIVEVDPERARRRLEAGWVDRIAPDYETAVADLTGSSDPAAIALVGNVAEILPRLVADGVAIDIATDQTAAHDLDHGYVPVGYTPDQARVADPAYRAAVQASLRAHAAALLALRERGTVVFEYGNNLRAQAVAAGAPRTGELPGFVAEYVRPIFARGVGPYRWICLSGDPEDLRRSEEAVLEVVNSPSLERWFTLARARVAPQGLPARICWLGLGERHEVGLRLNDLVGRGEIGPLALGRDHMDPAAVASPSRETEGMLDGSDAIADWPVLAALLNAAQGATWVSVGNGGGVGVGRSIHTGLTVVADGSELAERKIRRVFWTDPALGVARYADAGYEEAIRKARESGLDLGTVSFFR, encoded by the coding sequence ATGGATCCAATCAATGCCCAACTTGACGGAAGGCTCGGCGTTCCGGCGCCGACAGGTGCCCAACTCCGCTGTCGGGGCTGGGAGCAGGAGGGCGTACTCCGCTGCTTCCTCAACACGCTCGATCCCGCCGTCGCCGAGGACTCGGCCCGGCTCGTCGTATACGGCGGCCGCGGCCGGGCGGCCCGCTCCTGGGAGGCGTACGACGCGATCGTCGCCGCCCTCGAACGGCTGGGCCCCGACGAGACGTTGATGGTGCAGTCGGGCAAACCCGTGGCGGTGCTGCCGAGCCACCCCGACGCGCCGCGCGTGCTGATCTCGACGGCGATGGTCGTGCCCGCCTGGTCGGGCGAGGCGGAGTTCCGTCGCCTGGAGGACGCCGGACTCACCATGTACGGGCAGATGACGGCAGCGTCCTGGTTCTACATCGGCACTCAGGGGGTCCTGGGCTTCACCCACGAGACCCTCTCCGCCATCGCCCACCGCCACTTCGGCGGCACGCTGGCCGGAAGGCGGGTGGTCACGGCCGGGCTCGGCGGCATGGGCGGCGCGCAGGGTCTCGCCATCGCGAACCTGGGCGGCCGCGGCCTGATCGTCGAGGTCGACCCCGAGCGCGCGCGGCGCAGGCTCGAAGCGGGCTGGGTCGACCGCATCGCGCCGGACTACGAAACGGCGGTCGCCGACCTCACCGGTTCGTCCGACCCCGCGGCCATCGCGCTCGTCGGCAACGTTGCCGAGATCCTGCCCCGCCTGGTGGCCGACGGAGTCGCCATCGACATAGCGACCGACCAGACGGCCGCGCACGACCTCGACCACGGGTACGTGCCCGTCGGATACACGCCCGACCAGGCACGCGTGGCCGATCCCGCCTACCGTGCCGCCGTACAGGCCTCGTTGCGTGCGCACGCGGCCGCCCTGCTGGCACTTCGCGAGCGCGGGACGGTCGTCTTCGAGTACGGCAACAACCTGCGCGCCCAGGCAGTGGCGGCCGGAGCTCCCCGTACGGGCGAACTCCCGGGATTCGTGGCCGAGTACGTACGCCCGATCTTCGCGCGCGGAGTGGGGCCGTACCGCTGGATCTGCCTCAGCGGTGACCCCGAGGACCTGCGCCGCAGTGAGGAAGCCGTACTGGAGGTGGTCAACTCCCCTTCTCTGGAGCGGTGGTTCACACTGGCCCGGGCCCGCGTCGCACCGCAGGGGCTACCGGCCCGCATCTGCTGGCTCGGCCTCGGCGAACGGCACGAGGTCGGCCTGCGCCTCAACGACCTTGTCGGGCGCGGCGAGATCGGCCCGCTGGCCCTGGGCCGGGACCACATGGACCCCGCCGCCGTCGCCTCGCCGTCCCGGGAGACCGAGGGGATGCTCGACGGCAGCGACGCGATCGCCGACTGGCCCGTCCTTGCCGCGCTGCTCAACGCCGCACAGGGCGCGACCTGGGTGTCCGTCGGCAACGGCGGCGGCGTCGGGGTGGGCCGGAGCATCCACACCGGCCTCACCGTGGTTGCGGACGGCAGCGAACTCGCGGAGCGCAAGATCCGCCGGGTGTTCTGGACCGACCCGGCGCTGGGCGTGGCCCGTTACGCGGACGCGGGATACGAAGAGGCCATCCGGAAGGCCCGGGAGAGCGGCCTCGATCTGGGCACGGTCAGTTTCTTCCGGTGA
- a CDS encoding amidohydrolase family protein — MTNIDVHQHLWGAAFVAALRARDKPPFLDGWTLYVDGEPPYQVPPADHDLARRTEIAVADGLGLALVSLSAPLGVEWMPAEEARPLLDAHHEDAAGLPEPFGAWAAACVRDVDAGATAAVLDRGFAGLQLPANALADAAGYARCAPLLDLLEARGLPLFVHPGPAAGESPTPGWWPALVPYVQQMHAAWFAFRASGRPRHPRLRVCFALLAGLAPLHGERFAARGGGLDEVDRDVFVETSSYGPRAVDAIVRALGADVVVQGTDRPYAEPPRHPGFGLGEGPEHAFRVANPRRLLTGRN, encoded by the coding sequence GTGACCAACATCGACGTGCACCAGCACCTGTGGGGTGCCGCGTTCGTGGCGGCACTGCGGGCCCGCGACAAACCACCGTTCCTCGACGGATGGACCCTGTACGTCGACGGCGAGCCACCCTACCAAGTCCCTCCCGCCGACCACGACTTGGCCCGGCGTACGGAAATCGCCGTCGCCGACGGCCTCGGTCTGGCGCTCGTCTCCCTGTCCGCACCACTCGGCGTGGAGTGGATGCCCGCCGAGGAGGCACGGCCCTTGCTCGACGCCCACCACGAGGACGCGGCCGGGCTGCCCGAGCCGTTCGGGGCCTGGGCCGCCGCCTGCGTCCGGGATGTCGACGCCGGTGCGACGGCCGCCGTACTCGACCGGGGATTCGCCGGACTCCAGCTGCCGGCGAACGCCCTTGCCGACGCGGCCGGTTACGCGCGGTGCGCCCCGTTGCTCGACCTGCTCGAGGCGCGCGGCCTCCCGCTGTTCGTCCACCCGGGGCCGGCGGCCGGCGAGTCCCCGACACCCGGCTGGTGGCCCGCGCTGGTCCCGTACGTCCAGCAGATGCACGCCGCCTGGTTCGCCTTCCGGGCCTCCGGCCGGCCCCGCCATCCCCGGCTTCGCGTGTGCTTCGCGCTACTGGCCGGGCTCGCCCCACTGCACGGCGAGCGCTTCGCCGCCCGGGGCGGCGGCCTGGACGAGGTGGACCGGGACGTGTTCGTGGAGACGTCCTCGTACGGGCCACGCGCCGTCGACGCGATCGTCCGTGCCCTCGGTGCCGATGTCGTCGTCCAGGGCACGGACCGGCCCTACGCGGAGCCGCCGCGGCATCCGGGGTTCGGACTGGGCGAAGGCCCGGAACACGCCTTCCGGGTCGCCAATCCTCGGCGGCTGCTCACCGGAAGAAACTGA
- the hutH gene encoding histidine ammonia-lyase, whose product MTSGLSGDSGVDGGTTSGGSGIDGRTPPDDSGVDGPTPHGDSVADARSPHGDSAAGARTAHGSPAVVDGRTPSGDPAVDGQTPFGDSAVDRQTASGDSGVADGRTPSRDPVVDRQTPFGDSGVDGQTASSDSAITDGRTPSRHPVVVDGRSLSCDDVVAVAHHGAQVALASDVLPRLARDRAVVDDVVDRQVPTYGLTTGLGSRSSYALPRDELAEFSVRTVRGRANAVGDPLPVPVVRAAVLARVNGIASGGSGVRPEILSRLVALLNSRVHPVVPEIGSIGASDLCQMAHVGLVVIGEGRAEFGGEVLDGATALRRAGLTPAELGPKDGHVLCSASPLAAGQGALALHEAGAVLMLAQTVTALTFEGFRANTSPLDARVLDLRPAPGQFRAARELLALLDGGELGDPRHARRVQDPVSLRCAAQVHGALHAALDFATAALEPELNGCGDNPVVLADTGEILSSGNFHTPALALAFDTLALALTQTAAISAERMRRLLNPAVSGLSANLSPYGPERSGFAPLAKTAQALVAEIRMLSAPVCTDPRHGADAVEDDSTNAALGARRLTTMLVRLRQLLAVEALVAAQAVDLAAPSALGRGPALLHRAIRELVPPLDDDRPCGADVERVRCDVLESDDVQNALRAIVEGAS is encoded by the coding sequence ATGACGAGCGGACTCTCCGGTGACTCGGGCGTCGACGGGGGGACGACCTCAGGTGGCTCAGGCATCGACGGACGGACGCCTCCCGATGACTCGGGCGTCGACGGGCCGACGCCCCACGGTGACTCGGTTGCCGATGCGCGATCGCCCCACGGTGACTCGGCCGCCGGCGCGCGAACGGCCCACGGCAGCCCGGCCGTCGTCGACGGGCGGACGCCTTCCGGTGACCCGGCCGTTGACGGGCAGACGCCCTTCGGCGACTCGGCCGTCGACAGGCAGACAGCCTCCGGTGACTCGGGCGTCGCCGACGGACGTACGCCCTCCCGTGACCCGGTCGTCGACAGGCAGACGCCCTTCGGCGACTCGGGCGTCGACGGCCAGACAGCCTCCAGTGACTCCGCCATCACCGACGGACGTACGCCCTCCCGTCACCCCGTCGTCGTCGACGGGCGGTCGCTCTCCTGCGACGACGTCGTCGCCGTGGCCCACCACGGTGCCCAAGTCGCCCTGGCCTCGGACGTGTTGCCCAGGCTGGCCCGCGACCGTGCCGTCGTCGACGATGTCGTCGACCGCCAGGTGCCGACGTACGGCCTGACCACGGGGCTGGGCAGCCGGTCGTCGTACGCACTGCCGCGCGACGAGCTCGCGGAGTTCAGCGTCCGTACGGTCCGGGGCCGGGCCAACGCGGTCGGCGATCCGCTGCCGGTCCCCGTCGTACGCGCTGCCGTCCTCGCCCGGGTGAACGGCATCGCGAGCGGCGGCAGCGGAGTGCGGCCGGAGATCCTGAGCCGGCTCGTGGCCCTGCTCAACTCCCGTGTGCACCCGGTGGTACCCGAGATCGGGTCGATCGGCGCCTCCGATCTGTGCCAGATGGCCCATGTCGGCCTGGTCGTCATCGGCGAAGGCCGCGCCGAATTCGGCGGTGAGGTGCTCGACGGCGCCACGGCGCTGCGTCGGGCCGGTCTCACCCCGGCCGAGCTGGGTCCGAAGGACGGCCATGTGCTGTGCAGCGCAAGCCCGTTGGCGGCAGGCCAGGGCGCCCTCGCCCTGCACGAGGCGGGCGCCGTCCTCATGCTGGCCCAGACGGTCACGGCGCTGACCTTCGAGGGATTCCGGGCGAACACCAGCCCGTTGGACGCCCGCGTGCTGGATCTGCGTCCGGCGCCGGGACAGTTCCGGGCGGCGCGCGAGCTGCTCGCCCTGCTCGACGGCGGCGAGTTGGGCGATCCCCGGCACGCGCGGCGGGTCCAGGACCCGGTCAGCCTGCGCTGCGCGGCCCAGGTGCACGGCGCGCTGCACGCCGCGCTGGACTTCGCCACCGCCGCACTGGAACCGGAGCTCAACGGCTGCGGCGACAACCCGGTGGTGCTGGCCGACACCGGCGAGATCCTCTCGTCCGGCAATTTCCACACCCCGGCCCTGGCCCTTGCCTTCGACACCCTCGCGCTGGCCCTGACACAGACCGCTGCCATCTCCGCCGAACGCATGCGGCGGCTGCTCAACCCGGCCGTCAGCGGACTGTCCGCGAACCTCTCGCCGTACGGTCCGGAGCGCTCGGGTTTCGCACCGCTGGCGAAGACGGCGCAGGCGCTCGTCGCCGAGATCCGCATGCTGTCCGCACCGGTGTGCACCGACCCCCGGCACGGCGCGGACGCCGTCGAGGACGACTCGACCAACGCGGCGCTCGGCGCACGGCGGTTGACGACGATGCTCGTCCGGCTGCGCCAACTGCTCGCCGTGGAGGCCCTGGTGGCCGCCCAGGCCGTGGACCTGGCCGCACCGTCCGCCCTGGGACGGGGCCCCGCGCTCCTGCACCGCGCGATCCGCGAGCTCGTCCCCCCGCTGGACGACGACCGGCCCTGCGGAGCGGACGTGGAACGGGTGCGCTGCGACGTGCTGGAGTCCGACGACGTACAAAACGCCCTGCGCGCCATCGTGGAAGGAGCGTCGTGA
- a CDS encoding ornithine cyclodeaminase family protein, producing MEPVRFTFLNGSDIEQLELSDAEVLDAVEQGLRAQGRGETVIEPRVHLMPDPAFNGHFNVLRGYVAPLGLAGVKIVGDYVDNYKAGLPSEMALLNLFDPRTGMPVAILDATAITEMRTGAVTALGARHLARPDAKVLGHIGARATSYWNVRLLDRIFDLTEIRVHSRRPESRKAFAERLERDLGKPVIVTEDWQSCVEGADIVVEASRLERPEPLLKTEWITPGALVVPYGTMSAVELSLTDVMDKIVVDDWGQCRSGPFGALRAHVESGRLSETTLHAELCEIVVGDKPGRERADETTLFWHRGLSLSDIALGAAMLAKAEERGLGQKLRFS from the coding sequence ATGGAACCGGTCCGGTTCACTTTCCTGAACGGCTCGGACATCGAGCAGCTCGAGCTGTCCGACGCCGAGGTGCTCGACGCCGTCGAGCAGGGGCTACGTGCCCAGGGCCGCGGCGAGACGGTCATCGAACCGCGCGTCCACCTCATGCCCGATCCGGCGTTCAACGGCCACTTCAATGTTCTGCGCGGCTATGTCGCTCCGCTCGGGCTGGCCGGAGTCAAGATCGTGGGCGACTACGTGGACAACTACAAGGCTGGGCTGCCCTCCGAGATGGCGCTGCTCAACCTCTTCGACCCGCGCACCGGCATGCCGGTGGCCATACTCGACGCCACCGCCATCACCGAGATGCGCACCGGCGCCGTCACCGCGCTGGGAGCACGCCATCTGGCCCGCCCGGACGCCAAGGTGCTCGGTCACATCGGGGCCCGCGCCACCTCGTACTGGAACGTCCGCCTGCTGGACCGGATCTTCGACCTCACCGAGATACGAGTCCATTCGCGCCGTCCCGAGAGCCGCAAGGCCTTCGCCGAGCGCCTGGAGCGCGACCTCGGCAAGCCCGTCATCGTGACCGAGGACTGGCAGTCCTGTGTCGAAGGCGCGGACATCGTGGTGGAGGCGTCCCGGCTCGAGCGCCCGGAGCCGCTGCTGAAGACCGAGTGGATCACCCCGGGAGCCCTTGTCGTACCGTACGGAACGATGAGCGCGGTCGAACTCTCCCTCACGGATGTCATGGACAAGATCGTCGTCGACGACTGGGGCCAGTGCCGGTCCGGGCCCTTCGGTGCGCTGCGCGCCCACGTCGAGTCCGGCAGGCTCAGCGAGACGACCCTGCACGCCGAACTGTGCGAGATCGTCGTCGGCGACAAGCCCGGCCGCGAACGCGCCGACGAGACGACGCTCTTCTGGCATCGCGGACTCTCACTCTCCGACATCGCGCTGGGCGCCGCCATGCTGGCGAAGGCCGAGGAGCGCGGCCTCGGCCAGAAGCTGCGGTTCTCATGA
- a CDS encoding ABC transporter ATP-binding protein: MIRFDAVSKNYPNGTTAVDELSLELAEGGITVLVGPSGCGKTTTLRMVNRMVEPTAGTVRLRGQDIREIHAPELRRGIGYVIQHAGLFPHRTILDNIATVPLLLGWSRKKARARASELLELVGLPGEMGKRYPYQLSGGQQQRVGVARALGADPPVLLMDEPFSAVDPIVRGELQAEFIRLQKELHKTIVFVTHDIDEAIKLGDNIAVFRTGGKLAQFDTPERLLAHPADDFVADFVGQDRGIRRLSFVKAADLPLRDGPVLPATSSVALARAVKDPWVLVVDGDRRPLGWTAVAELPEGGTLADAALTPLGHTFSLVGDSARAALDAALLSPSRLAVGVDGEGAVIGVADAYELSAAMARDEAPEDEVSDGEALVAETAKPETAKPETAKDEATAEKGADGAGGGER, encoded by the coding sequence TTGATCAGGTTCGACGCGGTAAGCAAAAACTATCCAAACGGCACGACAGCCGTGGACGAGCTGTCCCTGGAACTGGCCGAGGGCGGCATCACGGTCCTGGTGGGTCCCTCCGGCTGCGGCAAGACCACGACCCTGCGCATGGTCAACCGCATGGTGGAGCCGACGGCCGGGACGGTGCGGCTGCGGGGCCAGGACATCCGGGAGATCCACGCCCCCGAACTGCGCCGCGGCATCGGCTACGTGATCCAGCACGCCGGGCTGTTCCCGCACCGCACCATCCTCGACAACATAGCCACGGTGCCGCTGCTGCTCGGCTGGAGCCGGAAGAAGGCGCGGGCACGGGCATCCGAGCTGCTGGAACTCGTCGGGCTGCCGGGCGAGATGGGCAAGCGCTACCCGTACCAGCTCTCCGGCGGGCAGCAGCAGCGTGTCGGGGTGGCCAGGGCGCTGGGCGCCGACCCGCCGGTGCTGTTGATGGACGAGCCGTTCAGTGCGGTCGACCCGATCGTCCGCGGTGAGCTGCAGGCGGAGTTCATCCGGCTGCAGAAGGAACTGCACAAGACGATCGTCTTCGTCACCCATGACATCGACGAGGCGATCAAACTCGGCGACAACATCGCGGTGTTCCGAACCGGCGGCAAGCTCGCCCAGTTCGACACCCCCGAGCGGCTGCTTGCCCACCCCGCCGACGATTTCGTGGCCGACTTCGTGGGCCAGGACCGCGGTATCCGCCGACTGTCCTTCGTCAAGGCGGCCGACCTGCCGCTGCGCGACGGGCCGGTGCTGCCGGCGACCTCTTCCGTGGCGCTGGCCAGGGCGGTGAAGGATCCGTGGGTGCTCGTCGTAGACGGCGACCGGCGTCCGCTCGGCTGGACCGCGGTCGCCGAGCTCCCGGAGGGCGGCACGCTCGCGGACGCGGCGCTGACACCGCTCGGCCACACGTTCAGCCTCGTCGGCGACTCCGCGCGGGCCGCCCTCGACGCGGCGCTCCTGTCGCCCTCCCGGCTCGCGGTGGGCGTGGACGGGGAAGGCGCAGTCATCGGTGTCGCGGACGCGTACGAGCTGTCCGCCGCGATGGCCCGTGACGAGGCGCCCGAGGACGAGGTGTCCGACGGCGAAGCGCTTGTGGCCGAGACCGCCAAGCCCGAGACCGCCAAGCCCGAGACCGCCAAGGACGAAGCCACGGCCGAGAAGGGCGCCGACGGCGCGGGCGGTGGTGAACGATGA
- a CDS encoding ABC transporter permease yields the protein MNDGEPLVRWDWVGDHLGELGHYTGVHLQLGLLPVLFGLIISVPLGILCHRWRWLYPPVLTVTNVLYAIPSLAMFMIFVRYTGLTQQTVMIPLTLYTLSVLVPNVVDGLASVPEPVRQAATAMGFGTVRRVVQVELPIAVPVVVAGVRVAAVSSISLVAVGQLIGQGGLGFYITRGLQLDFPTPIITAIVLIMLLALATDAVLVLAQRLLTPWARGKGARA from the coding sequence ATGAACGACGGAGAGCCACTCGTCCGCTGGGACTGGGTCGGAGACCATCTCGGCGAGCTGGGCCACTACACCGGCGTCCATCTGCAACTGGGCCTGCTGCCGGTGCTGTTCGGCCTGATCATCTCGGTGCCGCTCGGCATCCTCTGCCATCGTTGGCGATGGCTGTACCCACCGGTTCTGACCGTGACCAACGTGCTGTACGCCATCCCGTCACTGGCCATGTTCATGATCTTCGTCCGCTATACCGGGCTCACCCAGCAGACCGTGATGATCCCGCTCACGCTCTACACCCTGTCGGTCCTGGTGCCCAATGTCGTGGACGGCCTGGCTTCGGTCCCGGAACCGGTCCGGCAGGCGGCCACCGCGATGGGCTTCGGCACGGTGCGCCGTGTCGTCCAGGTCGAACTGCCGATCGCCGTACCCGTCGTCGTGGCCGGCGTACGCGTCGCCGCCGTCTCCTCCATCAGCCTCGTCGCCGTGGGACAGCTGATCGGGCAGGGCGGTCTCGGCTTCTACATCACCCGGGGCCTTCAGCTCGACTTCCCGACCCCGATCATCACCGCGATCGTGCTGATCATGCTGCTCGCGCTCGCCACCGACGCGGTGCTGGTCCTCGCGCAGCGGCTGCTCACCCCGTGGGCCCGGGGCAAGGGGGCGAGGGCATGA
- a CDS encoding ABC transporter permease has translation MNDLLNQLELVGDWLTSSQQWHGDEGIPQRLLEHLTYSGISLLFATLIGLTFGLLVGHTGRGAFAVASVANLARAIPTFGLVVLVVTLAGLSTTPVLVALVALAVPPILINTFEGVRGVDAGTRDAARGVGMTEWEVLVRVEVPMALPLILLGLRVAAIQVVATATIAAYPGLGGLGRFIVDGLARNDYELVIGGSTVVVVLALAVQVLFTALRRVIVSPGLQGPAAKS, from the coding sequence ATGAACGACCTGCTGAACCAACTCGAGCTGGTAGGGGACTGGTTGACGTCCTCACAGCAGTGGCACGGCGACGAGGGGATCCCCCAGCGGCTCCTGGAGCACCTCACCTACAGCGGCATCTCGCTGCTGTTCGCCACCCTGATCGGGCTCACCTTCGGGCTGCTGGTCGGACACACCGGCCGCGGGGCGTTCGCCGTCGCCAGCGTGGCCAACCTTGCGCGGGCGATCCCCACCTTCGGCCTGGTGGTGCTCGTCGTCACGCTCGCCGGGCTCAGCACCACGCCCGTCCTGGTCGCCCTGGTCGCGCTCGCGGTCCCGCCGATCCTCATCAACACCTTCGAAGGCGTCCGAGGTGTGGACGCCGGCACCCGGGATGCCGCACGCGGGGTCGGCATGACGGAGTGGGAGGTGCTGGTGCGGGTGGAGGTGCCGATGGCGCTGCCGCTGATCCTGCTCGGGCTGCGGGTCGCCGCGATCCAGGTCGTGGCCACCGCGACCATCGCCGCCTATCCCGGTCTCGGGGGCCTCGGCCGCTTCATCGTCGACGGGCTCGCCCGCAACGACTACGAACTGGTCATCGGCGGCTCCACCGTCGTCGTCGTGCTGGCCCTCGCAGTCCAGGTTCTCTTCACCGCGCTGCGGCGCGTCATCGTCTCGCCGGGACTTCAGGGCCCGGCAGCAAAGTCATGA
- a CDS encoding ABC transporter substrate-binding protein — MIRGAAFGLIAALSLSACGGSDSSDDNPLTGSSGDSDGKALVVGSANFPENQLLAEIYAQALEAKDLKVTRKFDIGAREVYYDQIVKGGISVFPEYNGALLAVAVDEKSTATSSEDINAELKAKLPSSVEILDSAAAEDKDSVTVTAETAAKYNLKTLADLKPVAGDMSIGAGSEFKTRTQGLVGLKTIYGVEFGKFQPLDAGAQSTLLELLKKNTVQAANLYTTDPAIVEDKLVVLEDPKNLFSSQNVTPLVYKSAVNDTAKAALNGVSAKLTTEDLLDMMKRLVNDKEDASTVAKDWLTEAGLVS, encoded by the coding sequence ATGATCCGTGGCGCCGCTTTCGGCCTGATCGCCGCACTGTCGCTGAGCGCCTGCGGCGGCAGCGACAGCAGCGACGACAATCCGCTGACGGGGAGCAGCGGCGACAGCGACGGCAAGGCCCTCGTCGTCGGCTCGGCGAACTTCCCGGAGAACCAGCTGCTCGCCGAGATCTACGCGCAGGCCCTGGAGGCCAAGGACCTGAAGGTGACCCGCAAGTTCGACATCGGGGCCCGTGAGGTCTACTACGACCAGATCGTCAAGGGCGGCATCAGCGTCTTCCCGGAGTACAACGGCGCCCTGCTGGCGGTCGCTGTCGACGAGAAGAGCACGGCTACCAGCAGCGAGGACATCAACGCCGAGCTGAAGGCGAAGCTCCCGTCGTCGGTGGAGATACTCGACTCCGCCGCGGCCGAGGACAAGGACTCGGTCACGGTCACCGCCGAGACCGCCGCCAAGTACAACCTCAAGACCCTCGCCGACCTCAAGCCGGTCGCGGGCGACATGTCGATCGGCGCCGGCTCGGAGTTCAAGACCCGTACGCAGGGCCTGGTCGGTCTGAAGACCATCTACGGCGTGGAGTTCGGGAAGTTCCAGCCGCTCGACGCGGGCGCCCAGAGCACCCTGCTCGAACTGCTGAAGAAGAACACGGTCCAGGCCGCGAACCTTTACACCACCGACCCTGCCATCGTCGAGGACAAGCTGGTGGTCCTCGAGGACCCGAAGAACCTCTTCTCCTCGCAGAACGTCACGCCGCTGGTCTACAAGTCCGCGGTCAACGACACGGCCAAGGCGGCGCTCAACGGCGTCTCGGCCAAGCTCACCACCGAGGACCTGCTGGACATGATGAAGAGGCTCGTCAACGACAAGGAGGACGCCAGCACCGTGGCCAAGGACTGGCTGACGGAGGCCGGCCTCGTCAGCTGA